A part of Arachis hypogaea cultivar Tifrunner chromosome 12, arahy.Tifrunner.gnm2.J5K5, whole genome shotgun sequence genomic DNA contains:
- the LOC112728176 gene encoding cyclin-U2-1, with translation MAYSSSSSLIISPRKLRYDLYSYSYQEDSNTPLVINVLASLIERSMARTQRIVKNYSSSSSSYASPPSASTFILSSKSKNTNIFDCREIPDMTIQSYLERIFRYTRAGPSVYVVAYVYIDRFCQNNPSFRINARNVHRLLITTIMMASKYVEDMNYRNSYFARVGGLTTNELNKLEVEFLFLMGFKLHVNVSVFESYCCHLEREVSIGGGYHIERTLRCAEQIKASQHTDDERGYTQIARVML, from the exons atggcttattcttcttcttcttctttgataatttcaCCAAGGAAATTGCGCTATGACTTGTACTCTTATTCATACCAAGAAGATTCCAACACCCCATTAGTGATCAATGTTCTTGCTTCACTCATTGAGAGAAGCATGGCAAGGACACAAAGAATTGTGAAGAACTATagcagttcttcttcttcttatgcgTCTCCTCCTTCTGCTTCGACTTTTATTTTGTCGTCGAAATCGAAGAACACAAATATATTTGATTGCAGAGAGATCCCTGACATGACAATCCAATCCTATTTGGAGAGGATCTTTAGGTACACAAGGGCAGGACCCTCTGTTTATGTTGTTGCATATGTTTACATTGATAGATTTTGTCAGAACAACCCTAGCTTTAGGATCAATGCAAGGAATGTTCATAGGCTCCTCATAACAACTATCATGATGGCTTCCAAGTATGTGGAGGACAT GAACTATAGGAATTCATATTTCGCAAGAGTGGGTGGATTGACAACAAATGAATTGAATAAATTGGAGGTAGAGTTCTTGTTCTTGATGGGGTTCAAATTGCATGTGAATGTGAGTGTGTTTGAGAGCTATTGTTGCCATTTAGAGAGAGAAGTTAGCATTGGAGGAGGGTACCACATCGAAAGAACACTAAGATGTGCTGAACAAATCAAAGCAAGTCAGCATACAGATGATGAAAGGGGCTACACTCAAATTGCACGTGTTATGTtgtag